The following are encoded in a window of Heteronotia binoei isolate CCM8104 ecotype False Entrance Well chromosome 9, APGP_CSIRO_Hbin_v1, whole genome shotgun sequence genomic DNA:
- the LOC132576937 gene encoding LOW QUALITY PROTEIN: toll-like receptor 1 (The sequence of the model RefSeq protein was modified relative to this genomic sequence to represent the inferred CDS: inserted 1 base in 1 codon; deleted 1 base in 1 codon) has product MAEPRSFRTNNFLCVCIFTISLHHTVLPSEKNRYTRDCSKRLLDAVPKNIPAETVELDLSQNSISELKTSDFNYLSGLRILKLAHNFIRDLDFSIFQYNKNLEYLDLSHNKLWSVSCHPSTRLSHLNLSYNSNLSMAMLSEFGKMSKLESLALSAKRIQKSDSSVLARLQLDTLFLDLKDLSEYEAENLLAFNATNLQVTLPPNEFHIVLNLDLTTTIRLELSDMQDSHVTDLNALLRKLNKNVRLRNLTLSHMKTTLINFVSLVQNVRNTTIEHFNVYHLGISQLAQYFKVPDYAKTSLRSFTIKNVKIEEHLFRQASIYRLFAEMNISAFTLSNANAVHMLCPLKPSHFTYLSFAHNSITDSLFEGCNTLNLLEKLVLQVNQFKEFTKVSLMTSHMKSLKYLDMSHNLLQHEVHEKGCHWGENLVELNLSSNLLSDSVFHCLPVNIQKLDLQNNQISSIPNMAVELRALQELNLASNRLTDLPGCGQFRSLRLLNTEMNSIITPSSQFYQACQNIMEVKAEHNPFMCSCEIREFIDLQKQGLVVLFGWPGSYLCAYPEDVRGIQLQNFHVSELDCNTTLLVAVVLVITVVLAAIISFLCIYLDIPWYLKMSWQDSSETQIWKNNPEEVFDNMEFHAFISYSEHDSHWVKNVLIPNLEKEDGSIRICQHXRNFIAGKSIVENIIDCIEKSYRSIFVLSPNFVQSEWCHYELYFAHHKLFQENNNSLILLLLEPIPPYIIPAKYYKLKALMAKRTYLEWPTEKSKQGLFWTNLRAAINVKLYSSSIEIAELQI; this is encoded by the exons ATGGCAGAGCCAAGAAGCTTTAGAACCAATAATTTCCTCTGTGTTTGTATCTTCACAATATCCCTTCACCATACAGTGCTTCCTTCTGAAAAAAACAGATATACAAGAGACTGTTCAAAGAGGTTGCTAGATGCTGTTCCTAAAAATATCCCAGCAGAAACAGTGGAGTTGGATTTGTCACAAAACAGTATCTCAGAACTGAAAACCTCTGATTTTAATTACCTTTCCGGACTACGCATACTAAAGCTGGCTCATAATTTTATCAGAGACCTCGATTTCAGCATCTTCCAGTACAACAAGAATTTAGAATACTTAGATTTATCCCATAACAAATTGTGGTCTGTTTCATGCCATCCTAGTACACGCCTCAGTCACTTAAATCTCTCTTACAACAGCAACCTATCCATGGCCATGTTGTCTGAATTTGGCAAAATGTCAAAGCTGGAATCTCTCGCCCTTAGCGCTAAAAGAATACAGAAGTCAGATTCCAGTGTTCTTGCTCGCTTACAACTGGATACTCTGTTCTTGGATCTGAAAGACCTTTCTGAATATGAAGCTGAAAATTTACTAGCATTCAACGCAACGAACCTTCAGGTCACTCTCCCCCCAAATGAATTCCATATTGTCTTGAATCTAGACCTCACTACTACAATACGATTAGAACTATCAGATATGCAAGACAGTCATGTCACTGACTTGAACGCCCTTTTGCGTAAACTCAACAAAAATGTAAGGCTGCGAAATTTAACGCTGAGTCATATGAAAACAACCTTGATTAATTTTGTTTCTCTTGTTCAGAACGTTCGGAATACCACCATTGAGCATTTCAATGTATATCACCTCGGAATTTCACAGTTAGCGCAATATTTTAAAGTTCCTGATTACGCTAAAACTTCACTAAGATCTTTCACAATTAAAAATGTAAAGATCGAGGAACACTTATTTCGCCAAGCCAGTATATACAGATTATTTGCAGAGATGAACATTTCAGCCTTTACTCTTTCCAATGCAAATGCAGTGCATATGCTTTGCCCATTGAAGCCCAGTCATTTTACCTATTTAAGTTTTGCTCATAATTCTATAACAGACTCGCTTTTTGAAGGGTGCAATACCCTAAATCTTCTCGAAAAACTTGTTCTACAAGTGAATCAATTTAAAGAATTTACCAAAGTGAGTTTAATGACCAGCCACATGAAGTCTCTGAAATATCTGGACATGAGCCACAATTTATTGCAACATGAAGTCCATGAGAAGGGGTGCCACTGGGGTGAAAATCTGGTTGAACTGAATTTGTCATCCAACCTGTTGTCCGATTCGGTCTTCCACTGTTTGCCAGTCAACATCCAAAAGCTTGATCTACAGAACAATCAAATTTCAAGTATCCCCAACATGGCTGTTGAACTCAGAGCTCTGCAAGAGCTGAATTTGGCTTCCAATAGGTTAACTGATCTGCCTGGATGTGGTCAGTTTAGGAGTCTGAGATTACTGAATACAGAAATGAATTCAATCATCACACCCTCTTCCCAGTTCTACCAGGCCTGTCAAAACATTATGGAAGTAAAAGCAGAGCACAATCCCTTCATGTGCTCCTGTGAAATAAGAGAATTCATTGATCTTCAAAAACAAGGATTGGTGGTATTGTTTGGCTGGCCAGGGTCTTATCTATGTGCATACCCAGAAGATGTACGAGGAATCCAGTTACAGAATTTTCATGTCTCTGAACTTGACTGCAACACAACACTTTTGGTTGCCGTAGTTCTAGTTATTACAGTGGTCTTGGCAGCTATCATTTCCTTCTTATGCATCTATCTGGACATCCCTTGGTATTTGAAGATGTCGTGGCAG GACTCAAGTGAAACACAGATTTGGAAAAATAATCCTGAAGAAGTTTTTGATAATATGGAATTCCATGCCTTTATCTCGTACAGTGAGCATGATTCTCACTGGGTGAAGAACGTCTTGATTCCAAACCTGGAGAAGGAGGATGGCTCCATCCGGATCTGCCAAC GAAGGAACTTCATTGCAGGCAAGAGCATTGTGGAGAATATCATCGACTGCATTGAGAAAAGTTACAGGTCCATCTTTGTGTTGTCTCCCAATTTTGTGCAGAGCGAGTGGTGTCATTATGAGCTCTACTTTGCCCATCACAAGCTATTCCaagaaaacaacaacagtttaATCCTCCTCTTGCTGGAACCGATCCCACCCTACATCATCCCTGCAAAGTATTACAAACTGAAAGCTCTCATGGCCAAGAGGACCTACTTGGAATGGCCGACGGAGAAGAGCAAGCAGGGACTTTTCTGGACAAATCTTAGGGCAGCTATTAATGTTAAACTGTATTCATCTAGCATAGAAATAGCTGAGTTGCAGATATAA
- the LOC132576938 gene encoding toll-like receptor 6, with protein MAKARSPVTRNSCTVFFLIIAIWNNTQPSEETGSSAILSNHFLNKVPKNLPAETTVLDLSQNNISELQISDFSSILRLQVLNLSRNVIRELDFSVFQYNGNLEHLDLSHNRLQTLSCHAMLSLLRLDLTYNSYTDMPICSKTDMPKLQYLGLSAKRLQGSDLSALGHLQLDTLFLSLEDLSEYKAASITVFNIKTIQIVFHPRRDFHILTDLELSGTESLELFNIHDEQVSELRMFLLKLSRSGRLLNLTLNKMQSSWEDFIDVLQAAWGTTVEHLVISNAAWMDATNKNNFNHTKTSLKSLEIKDTVIVTIKADPQYMYRIFSEMNITALTISGAKLIHMLCPSKPSHFTYLCFSYNTLTDTVFENCNNLTLLETLILSGNQLTRLMKMSLMARHMKSLKHLDLSHNLLQHEVHEKRCQWGENLVELNLSSNVLSDSVFHCLPVNIQKLDLQNNQISSIPNMAVELRALQELNLASNRLTDLPGCGQFRSLRLLNTETNSIFTPTSQFYQTCQSIREVKAEHNPFMCSCEIREFIDIRKQGLVVLVGWPESYLCEYPEDIRGLQLQDFHVSELVCNTTLLVAVVLVITVVLAAIISFLCIYLDIPWYLKMMWQWTQVKHRIWKNNPEEVFDNMEFHAFISYSKHDSDWVKNVLIPNLEKEDGSIRICQHERNFIAGKSIVENIIDCIEKSYRSIFVLSPNFVQSEWCHYELYFAHHKLFQENNNSLILLLLEPIPPYIIPAKYYKLKALMAKRTYLEWPTEKSKQGLFWANLRAAIHIRLPENE; from the coding sequence ATGGCTAAAGCAAGAAGCCCAGTTACTAGGAACTCCTGTACTGTTTTCTTCTTAATAATAGCCATCTGGAATAATACTCAGCCATCAGAGGAAACTGGATCGTCTGCCATCCTTTCGAACCATTTTCTTAATAAAGTTCCTAAGAACCTTCCAGCAGAGACAACAGTGCTGGATTTATCACAGAATAATATCTCTGAACTGCAGATTTCagatttcagttctattttgaGACTGCAGGTCTTAAACTTGTCTCGTAATGTCATCCGTGAGCTTGACTTCAGTGTCTTCCAATACAATGGAAACTTGGAACACCTGGATTTATCACACAACAGGTTACAGACCCTTTCCTGTCATGCTATGCTAAGTCTCCTGCGTCTGGATCTCACTTACAATAGTTATACAGACATGCCCATATGCTCCAAGACTGACATGCCAAAACTACAGTATCTTGGTCTCAGTGCTAAAAGGCTGCAGGGATCAGATCTCAGTGCACTTGGTCATTTACAACTGGATACTCTCTTCCTGAGTCTAGAAGACCTCTCCGAATACAAAGCTGCAAGTATTACAGTGTTCAACATAAAGACCATCCAAATTGTATTCCACCCCCGTAGAGATTTCCATATTCTCACAGATCTAGAACTCAGCGGTACAGAAAGTTTAGAACTGTTCAACATCCATGATGAGCAAGTCAGCGAGTTAAGAATGTTCCTGCTGAAACTCAGTAGAAGTGGAAGATTACTAAACCTGACACTGAACAAAATGCAGAGTTCCTGGGAGGATTTCATCGACGTTCTGCAGGCCGCATGGGGAACAACTGTTGAACATTTAGTTATCTCTAATGCTGCTTGGATGGATGCCactaataaaaacaattttaatcaTACCAAAACATCTCTTAAATCATTAGAAATTAAAGACACTGTAATTGTTACCATTAAAGCTGATCCCCAGTACATGTATAGGATATTTTCAGAGATGAACATCACAGCCTTGACCATTTCTGGTGCAAAGCTGATACACATGCTTTGCCCTTCCAAACCGAGTCATTTCACTTACCTGTGTTTTTCTTATAATACTTTAACAGATACAGTTTTCGAAAACTGCAATAATTTGACACTCCTTGAAACACTTATTCTGTCAGGAAATCAGCTTACACGTCTAATGAAAATGAGTTTAATGGCTCGTCACATGAAGTCTCTGAAACATTTGGACCTGAGCCACAATTTATTGCAACATGAAGTCCATGAGAAAAGGTGCCAATGGGGTGAAAATCTGGTTGAACTGAATTTGTCATCCAACGTGTTGTCCGATTCGGTCTTCCACTGTTTGCCAGTCAACATCCAAAAGCTTGATCTACAGAACAATCAAATTTCAAGTATCCCTAACATGGCTGTTGAACTCAGAGCTCTGCAAGAGCTGAATTTGGCTTCCAATAGGTTAACTGATCTGCCTGGATGTGGTCAGTTTAGGAGTCTGAGATTACTGAATACAGAAACGAATTCAATATTCACACCTACTTCCCAGTTCTACCAGACCTGTCAGAGCATTAGAGAAGTAAAAGCAGAGCACAATCCCTTCATGTGTTCCTGTGAAATAAGAGAATTCATTGATATTAGAAAACAAGGATTGGTGGTATTGGTTGGCTGGCCAGAGTCTTATCTATGTGAATACCCAGAAGACATACGAGGACTCCAGTTACAGGATTTTCATGTTTCTGAACTAGTCTGCAATACAACACTTTTGGTTGCCGTAGTTCTAGTTATTACAGTGGTCCTGGCAGCTATCATTTCCTTCTTATGCATCTATCTGGACATCCCTTGGTATTTGAAGATGATGTGGCAGTGGACTCAAGTGAAACACAGGATTTGGAAAAATAATCCTGAAGAAGTTTTTGATAATATGGAATTCCATGCCTTTATCTCATACAGTAAGCATGATTCTGACTGGGTGAAGAACGTCTTGATTCCAAACCTGGAGAAGGAGGATGGCTCCATCCGGATCTGCCAACATGAAAGGAACTTCATTGCAGGCAAGAGCATTGTGGAGAATATCATCGACTGCATTGAGAAAAGTTACAGGTCCATCTTTGTGTTGTCTCCCAATTTTGTGCAGAGCGAGTGGTGTCATTATGAGCTCTACTTTGCCCATCACAAGCTATTCCaagaaaacaacaacagtttaATCCTCCTCTTGCTGGAACCGATCCCACCCTACATCATCCCTGCAAAGTATTACAAACTGAAAGCTCTCATGGCCAAGAGGACCTACTTGGAATGGCCGACGGAGAAGAGCAAGCAGGGACTTTTCTGGGCAAATCTTAGGGCAGCTATTCATATTAGGCTTCCAGAAAATGAATAA